A single region of the Branchiostoma lanceolatum isolate klBraLanc5 chromosome 1, klBraLanc5.hap2, whole genome shotgun sequence genome encodes:
- the LOC136426070 gene encoding zinc finger protein 853-like, whose product MALDQCYLKNKTDSLDGQLQQVVQQELAEFQAEADLKATVEALQTTVSSQDNIIQQQAAGLLQLQGTLQQLETTNQQQGNSLQQQETTIRQQANLLQQLNATIQQQVGALQQQGATIQRHEATLQHQEATLQHHAVTLQHHEATLQHKEATLQHHAVTLQHHEATLQHQEATLQHQGATLQHQGATQQHIHATLFG is encoded by the exons ATGGCTCT tgaccagtgttatCTGAAGAACAAGACTGACAGCCTGGATGGACAGCTGCAGCAAGTAGTTCAGCAGGAACTGGCTGAG TTCCAGGCCGAGGCTGATTTGAAGGCCACCGTTGAGGCTCTGCAGACGACAGTCAGCAGTCAGGACAACATCATCCAGCAGCAGGCTGCAGGTTTACTGCAGCTGCAGGGAACTCTGCAGCAGCTAGAGACCACCAATCAACAACAAGGCAACAGCTTGCAGCAACAGGAGACCACAATCCGACAACAAGCAAATTTGTTGCAGCAACTGAACGCCACCATTCAACAACAAGTCGGTGCATTACAGCAACAGGGAGCAACAATTCAGCGCCATGAGGCAACCCTGCAGCACCAGGAGGCAACACTGCAGCACCATGCGGTAACCCTGCAGCACCATGAGGCAACCCTGCAGCACAAGGAGGCAACACTGCAGCACCATGCGGTAACCCTGCAGCACCATGAGGCAACCCTGCAGCACCAGGAAGCAACCCTGCAGCACCAGGGGGCAACCCTGCAGCATCAGGGGGCAACCCAGCAACACATACACGCAACCCTGTTtggttaa